Sequence from the Vicinamibacterales bacterium genome:
CGTCGTCGATCGAGTCGAACCAGGCGGTCGCCGAGGCGACCGACTCCGGGCGCCCGTGCAGGCGCAGCGTCAGCTCGGTGATGATGCCGAGCGTGCCCTCGGCGCCGACGAAGAGCCGCGTCAGGTCGTAGCCGGCCGACGATTTCCGCGCGCGCGTGCCGGTCCGGATGGCGCGGCCGTCGGCGGTGACGACGGTCAAGCCCAGTACGGCGTCGCGCATGGTGCCGTATCGGACCGCCGTCGTGCCCGAGGCCCGCGTCGCCGCCATGCCGCCGATCGTCGCGTCGGCGCCTGGATCGAGCGGGAACCACAGGCCGCTCGCCTGCAGGTGCTTGTCGAGCTGCTTGCGGGTGACACCCGCTTCGACGGTGATGTCGAGGTCCTCCACGCTCAGGCGCAGCACGCGGTTCATCCGTGACAGATCGACGGTGACGCCCGCCTGCAGCGGGACGACGTGTCCCTCGAGGGACGACCCAGCGCCGAACGCGGTCATCGGGCAGTTGGCGGCGGCGCAGGCCCGGACGATGTCCTGGACCTCCGCCGTCGAGGTGGGGAACACCACCGCGTCGGGCCGCACGCCGTGGTGGTGCGACTCGCCGCGGCTGTGGTGATCGCGCACCGCATCACCGGTGGCGACGCGATCGCCGAGCGTGCCGCGCAGTTGGCTGATCAGGGCGTCACGGTTCACTTGGCACTCGCGATCTTCTCCATCAGCTGCTGGGCGAGCGGCAGGCTGACGTTGCAGGTGGGGTCGTCGACGCGGCATTGCGCGACCGTCAATCCGCAGCCGCAGGAGCAGTGCTCGGAGTTGAGCGCCGCCAGGACCTTCGCCCGCTTCTCCGGCGACAGCACGGCGAGATCGACGCCAGGAATCTTGTTGGCCTGCGCCGCGCTCGCGACCCGCGCCTTGTCTTCGTCTTCGGCGTCGACGATCGTGAGATCGGGATTGGTGCCGGCCAGCGCCTGCGTTTCGAGATCGGTGAGCGACGGGTTCAGCATACCGACGTGTTTCTGCGCCAGACGCCCTTCGCGGTCGAGAAAGAACGACGTCGGCAGCGCCGAGACCGGCGGGAAGAGCTTCTCGATCTCCGGCGTGCTGAGGAGGCTCGGGTAGTTCATCTTGTGCTCGACGGCGAAGCGCTGCACGTCGGCCGCCGAGCCCGAATCCTGCGCGATCCCGACGATCTGCAGCGTGTCCTTGTAGCGCGCCTGGAGCTCGATGAGGTCGGGGATTTCCTCGCGGCAGGGCGGGCACCAGGTCGCCCAGAAGTTGACCAGCACGACCTTGCCGCGGAACGCGGCAGTACTGACGGGACGGCCGTCGAGGTCGACGCCGGTCAGCGGCAGCACCGCGGCCCGGTCCTTCAGCAGGCGGACGCTGGTGCGTGAGGCGGGCGCCTTGCGAATGCTCGTCTCGACCTGTTTCGTATAGCGGAACATCAGCACGATCGCGGCGGACGCCGCGACCGCGGCCAGCAGGATCGCGAGGGCCCGGCGCGCTGTCATGTCCCTAAGATTATTACCGATATTCGAGGGTCCAGGTGATGGTCAGCGGCCCTTCGAGCCGCACCGCGCCGGTGGTGCAGACGACGAGCGCGGTCATGGGGCCGGTATCGGACGCGTAGTCCCGATCGTGGTCCAGGGAGCGCGCCGTGCATCGCTCGAGGCCGTTCACGCTGAACGAGGTCACCACCCCGGCGCCGAACCGCGTGGTGAGGCCATCCTGGGCGGGTTCGCGCGAAAAGCCCGCGTATTCGAGTTGAATCGACGCCACGTCGAGGCCGGCCGCCGGCGTGAATACGTCGCGCCTCACGAGGCGGTGCGGCAGCAGCGTGTAGGTCGTCGTCGCGGCCATGCGGTCGTCGGCAACCGGCGCGCTCTTGCCGAGCCGATCCATCTCGCTCTGCCGGTAGGTGACCGTGGTCGCGGCCGCCGTGTCGTCGACCTTCACGTCGCGGATGAACGCCAGTGGCATCAACTGGGCGCCGTCGGCGAGCGTGAACCGCGGGACGAGTATCGGCGCGCCGCCGTCGGGCACGCCTTCCAGCATCCCTTGTGAAAACGGGATCGGGAAGTAGGGATGGTGCATGTGCTGCGTCGCGCCGCCGTTGACGAGCGGCAGCCCGATGATACGTTCGCCGTCGCGGCGGGTGACGAGCACGCGATCGTAGGTGCCGCGCGAAAACCAGGTCACCGATCGCGCCGGCCGCCGCTCGAGCGCCGCGGCGAAGCCGTCCATCACTGGTCGATCCGTGAAGCCCATCGCGTTCCAGCCGTCGTTGGTGTACGCGAACTGGTGCGCGAGCGACAGGTTCTCGCCGAGGATGCGGAACTTGCCGCGATAGGCGTCGGTGCGGCGTCCGGCGTCCCACATGTTGACCGAACCGGTGTCCGGGTTCATCCAGAAGTCGACGTAGCGCTGCGCGACCTTCGTCGCGTACGAGTAAGCAAGGGTCCGCTCGGCGTCGGTCAGCACGCCGAGCCGCGCGGCCGCCGTCAGCGTTTCGACGATCGCCGTTTCGCCGTAGGGGCCGAGACTGCGGCCGTACTCGAAGCCGGTGCCGTCCTCGTGCAGCCGCTGCAGCATGACGTCCGACGACTGGCGCAGCCGGGTCAGCGCTTCGGCGGGCGGACGATCGCCTGTCTCGACGAAGTGGTTCGCCAGCTCGCCGGCGAGCAGCACGCTGTAGCGATCGAATCGTCCCTCGCCGTCCGTCTCGTCGGCGAACCCGAAGTCGCCCGAGTAGCGCTCGTAGTGCTCGGCCGCCTTCCGGTAGATCGCGTCGGCCGCGGTGGCGTCTTCCCAGCCCAGATGATGCCGCAGTCGGGCGATCGCCAGCGCGACGACGTAGTAGTTGTTCGGGTGATCGATGAGGCGGTAGGTGCCGGGCTCGACGAACGGTGTCCAGTCGAGCTTCGTGCGCAGGGTCGCGAGGATGTCATCGTCGAGCGCGCGATCGAGCAATCCGGCCGTGCGCAGCCGGTCGATCGCCAGCACGTAGTAGTAGGTGCCCCACGTTTCGTTGGCGTCGTTGATCGTCAACCTCGCGATCGCGCGGAACGCGGCGAGATCCTCGGCGAGTCCGGGATCGTCGTGCGGCCGAGACACCAGGTAGTCGGCAAACGCGATCGCGATCTTGCCGGGCAGGAACTTGTCGTTGCCGTTGAACACGG
This genomic interval carries:
- a CDS encoding TlpA disulfide reductase family protein, with translation MTARRALAILLAAVAASAAIVLMFRYTKQVETSIRKAPASRTSVRLLKDRAAVLPLTGVDLDGRPVSTAAFRGKVVLVNFWATWCPPCREEIPDLIELQARYKDTLQIVGIAQDSGSAADVQRFAVEHKMNYPSLLSTPEIEKLFPPVSALPTSFFLDREGRLAQKHVGMLNPSLTDLETQALAGTNPDLTIVDAEDEDKARVASAAQANKIPGVDLAVLSPEKRAKVLAALNSEHCSCGCGLTVAQCRVDDPTCNVSLPLAQQLMEKIASAK